The following proteins are encoded in a genomic region of Dyadobacter sp. UC 10:
- a CDS encoding acyl-CoA dehydrogenase family protein: protein MAVAEERKMSSRGSTRGGEFLIKETLASQIFVPEEFNEEQQMIAATCRDFLAKEIWPRLDEIDQAKSPELIAGLMDKAGELGLLGTAVPEEYGGFGMNFNTSMLVAEATGAGNSFSVALSAHTGIGTLPILYYGNEDQKSKYLPKLASGEWKAAYCLTEPDSGSDANSGKTRAKLSDDGKQYIVNGQKMWITNGGFADVFIVFAKIEENGQADKNLTAFIIDKSSGGITMNEPEHKMGIKGSDTRQIFFNDCEVPVENMLSERGNGFKIAVNILNIGRIKLAAAALGGAKKVAEQAINYANERKQFGTAIANFGAIKHKIAEMAVGMYATESAAYRVGQNIDDLITAFQAKGMSDSEAKLKALEELAIECAIMKVHGSEVLDFVVDEGVQIYGGMGFSADAPMDRAYRDSRINRIFEGTNEINRMLVVDMLLKRAMKGQLDLMGPAAAVGKEIMSIPDFGAEEEDTLFAKEKKVIRNLKKAVLMVAGAAVQKFMMKLSEEQEIIMSLADMVIEIYVAESVLLRVEKSIGMLGAERNALQQDMALIYLNRAVEKVNSAGRAAITSFAESDELSVMLMGLKRFTKIEPVNLKNARRRVADELIAKNTYIF from the coding sequence ATGGCTGTTGCAGAAGAAAGAAAAATGTCGAGCCGGGGCTCCACCCGGGGCGGAGAATTTTTAATTAAGGAAACCCTGGCTTCCCAAATATTTGTTCCTGAGGAATTTAATGAAGAGCAGCAGATGATCGCAGCTACCTGCCGCGATTTTCTTGCCAAAGAAATCTGGCCGCGGCTTGACGAAATCGACCAGGCGAAAAGTCCCGAACTGATCGCGGGCCTCATGGACAAGGCGGGTGAACTGGGATTGCTGGGTACAGCTGTTCCGGAGGAGTATGGCGGTTTTGGGATGAATTTCAATACTTCCATGCTGGTAGCTGAGGCCACTGGCGCAGGTAACTCATTTTCCGTTGCGCTCTCCGCACACACAGGGATCGGTACGCTGCCGATTTTGTATTATGGCAATGAAGATCAAAAATCAAAGTATCTTCCTAAGCTGGCTTCGGGCGAATGGAAAGCGGCTTACTGCCTCACCGAACCAGATTCCGGGTCAGATGCAAATTCCGGCAAAACCAGGGCAAAGCTTTCAGATGATGGAAAACAATATATCGTGAATGGCCAGAAAATGTGGATTACGAATGGTGGCTTTGCCGATGTATTCATTGTTTTTGCCAAAATAGAAGAAAACGGGCAGGCCGATAAAAACCTGACCGCATTCATCATAGATAAGTCATCCGGTGGAATTACGATGAACGAGCCGGAGCACAAAATGGGCATCAAAGGATCTGACACACGCCAGATCTTCTTCAACGATTGTGAGGTACCCGTTGAAAATATGCTCTCAGAGAGAGGAAACGGGTTCAAGATCGCGGTAAACATCCTGAATATCGGTCGCATCAAACTCGCGGCTGCCGCACTGGGAGGCGCCAAGAAAGTAGCAGAACAGGCGATTAATTACGCAAATGAGCGCAAGCAATTTGGTACGGCAATAGCAAATTTCGGCGCTATCAAGCATAAAATTGCTGAAATGGCGGTCGGCATGTATGCGACGGAATCGGCTGCATACCGCGTTGGCCAGAATATCGATGACCTGATCACCGCTTTTCAGGCGAAAGGAATGTCAGATTCCGAGGCGAAATTGAAAGCACTGGAAGAACTTGCGATCGAATGCGCGATTATGAAAGTGCACGGGTCGGAAGTACTGGATTTTGTGGTAGACGAAGGTGTGCAGATTTACGGCGGAATGGGTTTTTCTGCCGATGCACCCATGGATAGGGCATACCGCGATAGTCGGATCAACCGCATTTTCGAGGGGACCAACGAGATCAACAGAATGCTCGTGGTCGATATGCTTTTGAAGCGGGCAATGAAAGGCCAACTCGACCTGATGGGCCCGGCAGCGGCGGTAGGAAAAGAAATAATGTCTATTCCTGATTTTGGCGCAGAAGAAGAGGATACCCTTTTCGCAAAGGAGAAAAAAGTAATCAGGAACCTCAAAAAGGCGGTATTAATGGTGGCCGGGGCTGCGGTGCAGAAGTTCATGATGAAGCTTTCCGAGGAGCAGGAGATCATTATGAGCCTGGCGGATATGGTGATCGAGATTTATGTAGCCGAGTCAGTTTTGCTGCGCGTTGAAAAAAGCATCGGGATGCTGGGCGCGGAACGGAATGCATTGCAGCAGGATATGGCACTGATTTATCTGAACCGCGCAGTAGAAAAAGTCAATTCAGCTGGCCGCGCGGCGATCACGAGTTTCGCGGAAAGCGACGAGCTGAGTGTCATGCTCATGGGCTTGAAGCGCTTTACGAAGATTGAACCCGTCAACCTGAAAAATGCCCGGCGCCGGGTCGCAGACGAACTGATAGCAAAGAATACTTATATATTTTGA
- the bshC gene encoding bacillithiol biosynthesis cysteine-adding enzyme BshC, producing the protein MDSLQAAEKPFFTTLQTVDLRATGQFPALLLDYLDQKPSLSEFYSAFPTLENANEVITAKRAFDTEKRKTLVNVLNSQYVGLSDLPDFSLLLDNKTFTVTTGHQLNIFSGPLYIIYKIVTTIKLARALKGAYPEYNFVPVYWMATEDHDFEEIASVHLFGQTHKWTGDHKGAVGRLNPKELESILKQLPGKPDLFARAYLESGTLADAVRCYMHELFGQYGLVTIDADHADLKRSFLPVIKEELSNNISGKLVSETTSRLNALGYHTPLNAREINLFYLDENLRERIVKEDITYKVLNTGLSFSETEILNLAENKPELFSPNVILRPLYEEMILPNLAYIGGPSEVPYWMQLKGVFDHFGVPFPMLIPRNFALYITGHQCKKVKKLNISYEDLFLDEVALRKTFIERNTQHILDLDDQKEDFNKIFETILEKAIAVDQTMFGAVKAEQTRLLHSLKQLEKRIVRAEERNHQSEIEQLLALKNKLFPNGIAQERYDNLLSFYTSDPEFISKLFQAFDPLDFSYNVILEE; encoded by the coding sequence TTGGATTCTCTTCAAGCTGCTGAAAAGCCATTTTTCACAACTCTGCAGACGGTGGATCTGCGTGCGACAGGTCAATTTCCCGCATTACTGCTGGATTATCTTGATCAAAAACCTTCACTATCAGAGTTTTACAGCGCGTTTCCGACTCTTGAAAACGCGAACGAGGTTATAACAGCAAAACGTGCATTCGATACTGAAAAGAGAAAGACACTTGTAAATGTTCTCAACAGTCAATATGTCGGGCTTTCCGATCTGCCTGATTTCTCATTGTTGCTGGATAACAAAACCTTTACCGTTACAACCGGTCACCAGCTTAATATTTTCTCCGGCCCGCTCTATATCATCTATAAGATCGTTACGACGATCAAACTGGCCCGTGCCTTGAAAGGGGCTTATCCGGAATACAACTTTGTGCCGGTATATTGGATGGCTACGGAAGACCATGATTTCGAAGAAATTGCTTCGGTTCATTTATTTGGGCAAACACACAAATGGACGGGCGACCATAAAGGCGCAGTGGGCAGGCTGAATCCTAAGGAGCTGGAAAGCATATTGAAACAACTTCCCGGCAAGCCGGATCTTTTTGCCAGGGCGTATCTCGAAAGTGGCACGCTCGCCGACGCCGTTCGATGTTATATGCACGAGTTATTCGGGCAATACGGCCTCGTCACAATCGATGCGGATCATGCGGATTTAAAACGCTCCTTCCTTCCCGTCATTAAAGAAGAACTTTCCAATAACATTTCCGGCAAGCTGGTTAGTGAAACCACTTCCAGGCTTAATGCGCTGGGTTACCACACCCCGTTAAATGCACGGGAAATCAATTTGTTTTACCTTGACGAAAACCTTCGCGAGCGAATCGTGAAGGAAGATATCACCTATAAAGTACTGAATACTGGGCTATCGTTTTCAGAAACTGAAATTTTAAATCTGGCGGAAAATAAGCCTGAGCTTTTCAGTCCGAACGTGATACTGAGACCGCTTTATGAGGAAATGATCCTCCCTAATCTTGCGTATATAGGCGGACCGTCAGAAGTACCTTACTGGATGCAGCTGAAAGGTGTTTTTGATCATTTCGGGGTTCCTTTTCCGATGTTGATACCAAGAAATTTTGCACTTTACATCACCGGGCACCAGTGTAAAAAGGTTAAAAAGTTGAATATAAGCTACGAAGATCTGTTTTTGGATGAAGTAGCATTACGCAAGACTTTCATAGAAAGAAATACCCAGCACATTCTGGATCTCGACGATCAGAAGGAGGACTTCAATAAGATTTTTGAAACAATACTGGAAAAAGCAATCGCCGTGGACCAAACCATGTTTGGGGCGGTGAAGGCCGAGCAAACCAGGTTGCTGCATTCGCTTAAACAATTGGAGAAAAGGATTGTGCGGGCCGAGGAGCGCAATCATCAATCAGAAATAGAACAATTGCTGGCGCTTAAAAACAAACTGTTCCCGAACGGAATCGCCCAGGAACGGTATGACAATCTGCTGAGTTTTTATACGAGCGATCCCGAATTTATCTCAAAACTATTTCAGGCTTTTGATCCGCTTGATTTTAGTTACAACGTGATCTTGGAGGAATAA
- a CDS encoding RNA polymerase sigma factor gives MKTQIYPDRHVELVERCKLGERKAQYELYKSYSKAMFNICMRILNHMGEAEDALQEAFVDAFTNLHQFRQQSTFGAWLKQIVVNKAINHLRSRKVKWVEIDEFQETLEHSDRNEDSFGLDESQTTLEVERVRNMVQKLPDGYRVVLSLYLFEGYDHEEIGEVLGISETTSRTQYMRAKRKLTEMLVR, from the coding sequence TTGAAAACACAAATATACCCAGACCGGCATGTCGAACTGGTGGAACGTTGTAAACTCGGTGAGCGAAAAGCGCAGTACGAGTTATACAAGTCTTATTCCAAAGCCATGTTCAACATTTGCATGCGGATATTAAACCATATGGGGGAGGCGGAAGATGCTTTGCAGGAGGCTTTTGTAGATGCATTTACAAACCTGCACCAGTTCAGGCAGCAGTCGACGTTCGGGGCCTGGCTGAAACAGATCGTGGTGAACAAGGCGATCAACCATTTACGCAGCCGGAAAGTGAAATGGGTGGAGATCGACGAGTTTCAGGAAACACTGGAACACAGCGACAGAAACGAGGATTCCTTCGGGCTCGACGAGAGCCAGACCACGCTGGAAGTAGAAAGGGTAAGGAACATGGTCCAGAAACTTCCCGACGGTTACAGAGTCGTGTTAAGCCTGTATCTGTTCGAAGGTTATGACCACGAAGAAATAGGCGAAGTACTGGGAATTAGCGAAACAACCTCGCGAACGCAATATATGCGAGCGAAACGGAAGCTGACGGAGATGTTGGTCAGGTAG